The following are from one region of the Corythoichthys intestinalis isolate RoL2023-P3 chromosome 17, ASM3026506v1, whole genome shotgun sequence genome:
- the LOC130905949 gene encoding sphingosine 1-phosphate receptor 3, with amino-acid sequence MIDPHIYLHYNYTGKLDHRPSVDTGTGIPDTKTLLFLVVCGFIVLENLTVLVAIWRNQRFHNRMYFFIGNLALCDMLAGVAYLVNLLLSGDRTLHLSPALWFVREGSMFVALGASVFSLLAIAIERHLTMIKMRPYDANKNYRVFLLIGTCWLIAISFGALPILGWNCLGDLADCSTVLPLYSKKYVAFCITVFMVLLLAMSVLYARIYVLVKSSSRKVSKHSSSEHAMSLLRTVIIVVGVFIACWTPIFVLLLVDVACQQRARCPVLYKADWFIGLAVLNSAMNPIIYTLASREMRRAFLGLACCLCYSRKASTPGSGNRQCLEASRSRSKSWSSQNNHNQQGSRQARPDAEADSDLGKVSAFGGPSGAEADNFLHNGGTE; translated from the coding sequence ATGATTGATCCTCACATCTACCTGCACTACAACTACACGGGAAAGCTGGACCACCGGCCAAGCGTGGACACCGGAACGGGCATCCCGGATACTAAGACCCTTCTGTTCCTGGTGGTGTGCGGCTTCATCGTACTGGAGAACCTGACAGTGCTTGTGGCCATATGGCGGAACCAGCGATTCCACAACCGCATGTACTTCTTCATCGGTAACCTGGCGCTATGCGACATGCTGGCCGGAGTGGCCTACCTGGTCAACCTGCTGCTGTCCGGCGACAGAACCCTGCACCTTTCGCCTGCTTTATGGTTCGTGCGCGAGGGCAGTATGTTTGTGGCGCTGGGCGCCTCGGTTTTCAGTCTCCTGGCCATCGCCATCGAGCGCCATCTGACCATGATCAAAATGAGACCCTACGACGCCAACAAGAACTACCGGGTCTTCCTACTTATCGGCACGTGCTGGTTGATCGCTATCTCGTTCGGGGCGCTTCCCATCTTGGGGTGGAACTGCTTGGGCGACCTCGCCGACTGCTCCACTGTGTTGCCGCTATACTCCAAGAAATACGTGGCTTTCTGCATCACCGTTTTCATGGTGTTGCTCTTGGCTATGTCGGTGCTGTACGCTCGCATCTACGTCCTGGTCAAGTCCAGCAGTCGAAAGGTGAGCAAGCACAGCAGCTCTGAGCACGCCATGTCGTTGCTGCGCACCGTCATCATCGTGGTGGGTGTCTTCATCGCCTGTTGGACGCCAATTTTCGTGTTGCTCCTGGTGGATGTGGCGTGCCAGCAGCGCGCCCGCTGCCCCGTCCTCTACAAGGCCGACTGGTTCATCGGGCTGGCCGTGCTCAACTCGGCCATGAACCCCATCATATATACGCTGGCCAGCCGCGAGATGAGACGGGCCTTTCTAGGTTTAGCTTGCTGTCTTTGCTACTCACGCAAGGCGTCGACGCCTGGTAGCGGGAACAGGCAGTGCTTGGAGGCTAGCCGTAGCCGGAGCAAGTCGTGGAGCAGCCAAAACAACCACAACCAGCAGGGGAGCAGGCAGGCGAGGCCTGACGCCGAGGCGGATTCCGACCTCGGGAAGGTGTCGGCCTTCGGGGGACCAAGCGGTGCTGAAGCTGACAACTTTCTCCACAACGGCGGGACCGAGTGA